From Paenibacillus sp. PK3_47, the proteins below share one genomic window:
- a CDS encoding alpha-L-arabinofuranosidase C-terminal domain-containing protein, translating to MMETKAALKVLTGQKGAELGDLFGIFFEDLNHAADGGLYAELVQNRSFEFDPIDNKDYHALTAWEAVQRGNGQAKLTVEDSRPLNERNLHYAVIDIVEEGSGVGIMNLGFNSGIPVKEGGQYQFSMYARRDASFDSPLSIRIESADGGVHGETFITVNSTEWAKYEGVIEAKATDYSSRLVVLAKGSGRVYLDMISLFPEKTFLNRPGGLREDIALLLKDMKPKFMRFPGGCLVHDGSLNPDDRDSMYRWKNTLGDVAQRPARRNNWSYNQTLGLGYYEYFQFCEDIGAKPIPVLPGAYDPHHKRIVPVGELKPWIDDALDLIEFANGDTSTKWGGIRAELGHPEPFGLEYVGIGNEEVGEPFFERYPYFHRAIKERYPDIKVINSSGPFSAGAEYERGWNSAREHQSDLVDEHYYSSPEWFLANHHRYDHFKGDEPKVFLGEYASWGNTYYNALVEAAFMTGLQNNAHAVGLACYAPMLCNVDYVNWKPDMIWFNNHEVYGTANYYVQKLFMNHQGDHLLGVEAEGFAPPQTSGNPPITGALTLAVDAASARFSGITLTNNLTGEVKTFGSSSSGITVSKLPDPALNGKDPEVFELGVTDWEQYTLKLKAVRTAGHKGFRIYFGKQDEANHLFWEIGGWQNQDSIITSIVQNRHTALTHTMFTVETNVEYDLTLEVSGRHIRSYINGELFNETEDKLPVIEPLYYTASREEATGDIILKAVNVQGQSIAADIGLIDLPGEGINIEVYELSGHRPEDENNFEQPALVSPKQHSLSAAGSSFSYEFPEQSVTVFRISPKS from the coding sequence ATGATGGAGACAAAAGCGGCTTTAAAGGTACTGACAGGACAGAAGGGCGCGGAGTTGGGTGATCTCTTCGGAATTTTCTTTGAGGATCTCAATCATGCGGCAGACGGGGGGCTCTATGCCGAGCTTGTACAGAACCGGTCATTTGAATTTGATCCTATCGACAATAAGGACTATCATGCATTAACAGCCTGGGAGGCTGTGCAGCGGGGGAATGGACAAGCTAAACTTACGGTAGAAGACAGCCGGCCTTTAAATGAACGCAACCTGCATTATGCAGTCATCGATATCGTGGAGGAAGGCAGCGGTGTCGGAATTATGAATCTCGGGTTTAACTCGGGGATTCCGGTCAAGGAAGGCGGGCAATACCAGTTCTCGATGTACGCCCGCCGCGACGCAAGCTTTGACAGCCCCTTAAGCATCCGGATTGAAAGCGCTGACGGCGGGGTTCACGGAGAAACCTTCATCACGGTGAACAGCACGGAATGGGCCAAATATGAGGGCGTTATTGAGGCAAAAGCTACCGATTACAGCAGCCGGCTTGTTGTTCTGGCCAAGGGGAGCGGCAGGGTGTACCTGGATATGATCTCGCTGTTTCCGGAAAAGACATTTTTGAACAGACCCGGAGGCCTGCGGGAGGATATTGCGTTGCTGCTTAAGGATATGAAGCCGAAGTTCATGCGTTTTCCGGGCGGCTGCCTTGTCCATGACGGCTCTCTGAACCCGGATGACCGGGATTCGATGTACAGATGGAAGAACACGCTCGGTGATGTAGCCCAGCGGCCGGCCAGACGCAACAACTGGAGCTATAACCAGACGCTGGGGCTTGGCTATTATGAATACTTTCAGTTCTGTGAGGATATCGGTGCCAAGCCGATCCCGGTTCTGCCAGGGGCGTATGACCCGCATCATAAACGGATCGTTCCGGTCGGTGAGCTGAAGCCGTGGATCGATGATGCGCTGGATCTGATTGAGTTTGCGAACGGGGATACAAGTACGAAGTGGGGCGGTATCCGGGCTGAACTCGGGCATCCGGAGCCTTTTGGACTGGAATATGTCGGTATCGGCAATGAAGAAGTGGGTGAGCCGTTCTTTGAACGGTATCCGTATTTCCACAGGGCGATCAAAGAGAGATATCCTGATATTAAAGTCATCAACTCAAGCGGACCGTTCTCGGCCGGTGCGGAATATGAGCGGGGCTGGAACTCTGCCAGAGAACATCAATCCGATCTCGTAGACGAGCATTACTATTCCAGTCCGGAATGGTTCCTCGCCAACCACCACCGTTATGATCATTTTAAAGGTGATGAACCGAAGGTTTTCCTGGGGGAATATGCTTCCTGGGGCAATACCTACTATAATGCGCTGGTGGAAGCTGCCTTCATGACCGGCCTGCAGAACAATGCCCATGCGGTAGGACTGGCCTGTTATGCGCCTATGCTCTGCAATGTGGATTATGTCAACTGGAAGCCGGATATGATCTGGTTTAACAATCATGAAGTATACGGTACAGCCAATTATTATGTACAGAAGCTGTTCATGAACCATCAAGGGGATCACTTGCTTGGAGTTGAAGCTGAAGGGTTCGCGCCTCCACAGACCAGCGGCAATCCGCCGATTACCGGAGCGCTGACACTGGCGGTGGATGCTGCTTCGGCCAGGTTCTCCGGGATTACCCTGACGAATAATTTGACGGGTGAAGTGAAGACATTCGGCAGCTCCTCATCAGGGATTACAGTGTCAAAGCTGCCTGACCCGGCGCTGAACGGCAAGGATCCTGAAGTGTTTGAGCTAGGCGTAACCGATTGGGAACAGTATACGCTGAAGCTGAAGGCCGTACGGACTGCGGGGCATAAGGGGTTCCGGATTTATTTTGGCAAACAGGATGAAGCAAATCATCTCTTCTGGGAGATCGGCGGCTGGCAGAACCAGGATTCCATTATTACCTCAATTGTGCAAAACAGGCACACTGCCCTGACGCACACAATGTTCACTGTGGAAACTAATGTGGAATACGATCTGACACTGGAGGTATCAGGAAGACATATCCGCTCCTACATCAACGGAGAGCTGTTCAACGAGACGGAGGATAAGCTTCCGGTCATTGAACCTCTGTACTACACGGCAAGCCGGGAAGAAGCAACCGGAGACATTATTCTTAAGGCTGTAAATGTTCAGGGGCAAAGTATTGCAGCAGACATCGGGCTAATTGACTTGCCTGGTGAAGGCATCAATATTGAAGTTTATGAATTGTCCGGACACCGTCCCGAAGACGAAAATAATTTTGAGCAGCCGGCGCTGGTCTCGCCCAAACAGCACAGCCTAAGTGCTGCTGGCAGCAGCTTTAGTTATGAATTTCCCGAGCAGTCCGTTACGGTTTTCAGAATCAGCCCGAAATCTTAA